The Salvelinus alpinus chromosome 25, SLU_Salpinus.1, whole genome shotgun sequence genomic sequence TACATTGTTGCTAAGACTAGTGTTGTGTGTGGATGTTATAGCGATCATACGAGTGTTTGTGATCTAGGATATTATCACCCAAATATatttactatttatttatttagtgaAATATCTGAAAGGGTTTGATATGTCGTATCAAACCAGACTATTTTGTCTTTGGCAAATGTGAGGCCTAACGCTTCGATCAAACCTACAGCGACATTGCGCAAaatggtacgcagcatcatctggatatgtgtgcaacaaaagttcaacattcaccttctgctaccgttTCTGTCAAACCGCCTACGCATACAATTTGACGCATACATTCGATAAATCCAACATATACATCACaccgaacgcactgcaactgtctctgcaacgcaatgctgcaaggcaaacgcagggTTCCACTGGAAatgaatgtaattctggtgtaccaaaatgcaatgacgctgtcggtgtgatcgaagcGTAAGAATGAGCAGTAAGCAGTGAGCACCATCCCTCATATCTACAGTATGCCGACTCAATCCGGCATTCTGTAAACATCAATGCACACCTAAGGCCTGTTTCAATCAATCTCAGGAACCTAACCCGATCCCCAGAATCAGAACCACTCTTATGCTGCAATAATTCACCTTGTTTCTAGTGTGTTGAAAGTCAACTCAACTGTATGTGCGGGTAGAGTGTTGTCTTTGACACAACCTGGAAGGCTGGTTAATGGTTCTGAAGGAATAGTTAGTCAGTAGTTTTGAATAAATAGGTGGGTACTGGTCTTGAAcctaacccactgggcacagacgtcaattcaacgtctatttcaCGTTGGTTCAATTTTAATTGAATTTACgtagaaacaacgttgattcaaccagtgtgtgcccagtggtaaTGCATTAATACGTAATTGCATTGTGCTCTTCAACATTATTCATTGATGATCTAGAATATAATTATTGTAGAAGATACATGTGGCTTATTGTGCTCCTGCTGGTCAATGGCCTTGTGAAGTAATGTCAAGGGCAGTTCTGGTATCAGGCCTTGGGGCTGTGTGAATGTTATAGCCCTCCCACTGTTCCTTCATAGAGCAGACATCACCACCGTAGCAGGCCTTGTGTTGTTTATGGATTCGCTTGTGTCATTTGCGTATAGGACTTGTGCGTGCCAGCTGTGTCAGTCACTTAGAACATACTTCAACTGTCCCCTCATTCAGACTATTCCAACTCTGCGGTTTGATTTTTGGCTAAAAGCCACCAGCCAGCAAACAATATTCAAAACGATATCTATTCTAACTATCTGCAATTACAAAAGTACACAATACAAAACTGAACACAGGGAAatgcaacaacaaacaaaaacaactatGTGTGTCATTATCTCATTATGTAGAGTCAGATGCATTTCTGGTTGCACTCATTCAACatgtaaaagtagtccttgttAAGGCTTGTCCTGTTAACTCGCCATGCAAAGAAACACATTCCATTACGAGCAGGTACACTGGACAGGggaaaataaaggtgaaaaatgtTCATCTTATTTTAAGGCCCACTATATTACATTGATGGGCATCTGTAACGTACCATCAGTGATCCATGGTCACATCACATTAATCTGTCAGTCTTCTCATGTAGACTGAGGATGAAAGGGAACAGTATGCCCTTAGCTTCCAGTGGTGGCTTGAGTGGTTCCTCTACAAAGTGAGAGCCATCCTCCTCCACCACAAACTGCAGAGTCTGAGTCTTGTTCACACAATAGATGCAGTTTCCGATGACTTCACACCTGAACGGCATAGGGCTGCCCTGCCGCTGCGACGCGCAGTCATGCCACATTTTCACTATGGTGTCGTACTTGAACACAGTGACCCCCTGGTCACGGTTGACGTCAAACCTGTAGATGAAGCTTTTCAGAGCCACCATGTCGGTTGACTTTTTCCTGCTGTTGTTGTAGGGGCACTCCTGCCACTCGTCCCTCTTGGCGTCGTATTTTAGGAGACGGTAGAACAGAGACCCTCCTGAGACGTAGAGCTCTCCATTACAGGTGGTGGCTTCATGGGCCACAGCGAACGCCCCTTTGGGTAAGGGAGCCACTGTGGTCCATCTATCAGTCCGAGGATCGTATTTTTCTACTGTGAACAAACACTCCCCTCCTATGGCGTACAAGTTACCCTCCATAGACACTAGCTTGAGCTGCGACCGCGCCTGGTTGAGCGGTCGAACCTCGCTCCAGCGGTTAATGATGGGGTTGTAACAGAACACCTTGTCTGAGACCTTGCCCTTATCCCCATATCCCTTTATCCCACCGGCCACAAACAGGTAGTTGTACAAGGTGCAGATCCCACAGCCCTTAGTGTTAATGTCCTCCGGCATCAGAGTCAGAGGTCTCCAGTCATTGGCTGCCTCGTTGAAGTAGTAAATCATGTGGTTCTCCTCGAAGGATGCCACGGACAGAGGGCTCTGTGGTCGACTGTTACACCGACTCTGAGGTCGGCTCCCGACACGGTCAAACACATCGTTGATCTCAGCGACCATCAGGGACCTCTTCCCCTCCATTCTCTTCTTCAGGACCAGATCCCTCTCCGACCCCGTAAGACGCCCGTACACTGCTGGGTCCTGCAGGATCTGGAGGAAGTTGTCACTCATGAAGCGATAGGCCGTCTCTTTCAGTTCGTTGAGTCGTTGCTTCTTGGCGATAGTTAGAATCTCATAACAGTTCTCTGCTGTGACCTGCTCTGACATAGTATCCATAGCAGCCTGGACAGCACATGGGATCTGTAAGATCTTAGCTCCTGTAATCACCTCTACCACATTGTCCTTGTGCACATTCATCTGAGAGGTGTAGATATAGTCTATCAGGATGGTCAGGGTCTTGTAGTTCAGCCCTTTCACTTTTAGGATGTCTCTTGACTGACGAGCCTTGAAATAGTCACTCTTCCCTGCCAGAACAGACTTGTGAACACTGATTTTCTGGCCACCGACTTCAATCACTAAATCTGTCTCCTCTTTAGGCGTTGTGTTACTGACGCCACCATGGCCACTACTGCCCCTGTGTCCTTGGTTCGACTCAAGCCCTGACTGTCCATACAATGTGTCATATTCTGTGGGAGAGCTGTGGCTGAACAAGCACCCCAGCTCTTGTATGGTTGGCTGGCTGCCCGTGGTGGTACAATGAGTGTCAGGCGCAGCGGTCCCCTGCTCCCGGGAGTCAGTGACGTTTGTGATGTGACACTGACTCCTCACTATGCTCTCTCTACAGAGGGACAGAGACCCTTCCGCTTCCTCTCTGGCCTCTCCCTTGAAGCATAGAGAGGGACCCACACTGCAGGGCACTTTTTCCCTCGCTCCATTCATATCCTCACTGATACTGTTTCTGCCATGAGTACAGTTCTGGTCTTTACCAGCATCAAGCTTGGGTATGTGAGATGTATGTGCTTGATGAGAAGGATCAGTAATGTGAAACTGATCTGTATTTGAGATGTGTGATCCATCACCCTGTGGACTGTCAAAGTGATGATGCCCAATCACCGTACCACCATCCAACAAGTACTCCTTTGTAACTGGTGTGCTCTGTCGACAGAGTCCCTGGTCGCCCAGTATGAATCCCAGGTCTGGAACATTAGTGTTCTCCTCCTGCTTCCTTGGGAGCGAACAGACACCCCCGTCCTCTAGGTCCGAGCAGATGGGGTGGTGGAAGATGACATCTGCCTCCACCGTGTgcacccctcctctctgtctctgtctgtcattcATCCTGTCTGATCAGAGCTAGTGGCAGTTCAGATCCTCAGTGTTCATAGTGAGGAGGATCCAACACAGTCTTCTGGAATCACTCCTACAGATCCTCAGTGTTCATAGTGAGGAGAATCCAACACAGTCTTCTGGAATCACTCCTACAGATCCTCAGTGTTCATAGTGAGGAGGATCCAACACAGTCTTCTGGAATCACTCCTACAGATCCTCAGTGTTCATAGTGAGGAGAATCCAACACAGTCTTCTGGAATCACTCCTACAGATCCTCAGTGTTCATAGTGAGGAGGATCCAACACAGTCTTCTGGAATCACTCCTACAGATCCTCAGTGTTCATAGTGAGGAGAATCCAACACAGTCTTCTGGAATCACTCCTACAgatcctcagtgttcacagtgagGAGAATCCAACACAGTCTTCTGGAATCACTCCTACAGATCCTCAGTGTTCATAGTGAGGAGGATCCAACACAGTCTTCTGGAATCACTCCTACAGATCCTCAGTGTTCATAGTGAGGAAAATCCAACACAGTCTTCTGGAATCACTCCTACAGATCCTCAGTGTTCATAGTGAGGAAAATCCAACACAGTCTTCTGGAATCACTCCTACAGATCCTCAGTGTTCATAGTGAGGAGGATCCAACACAGTCTTCTGGAATCACTCCTACAGATCCTCAGTGTTCATAGTGAGGAGAATCCAACACAGTCTTCTGGAATCACTCCTACAGATCCTCAGTGTTCATAGTGAGGAGAATCCAACACAGTCTTCTGGAATCACTCCTACAGATCCTCAGTGTTCATAGTGAGGAGGATCCAACACAGTCTTCTGGAATCACTCCTACAGATCCTCAGTGTTCATAGTGAGGAGAATCCAACACAGTCTTCTGGAATCACTCCTACAGATCCTCAGTGTTCATAGTGAGGAGAATCCAACACAGTCTTCTGGAATCACTCCTACAGATCTTGGCAGGTCTTGTCTCTTGAACCTATTTGACACTTTAGGGGAGAAGAGAAATATATATTGAAATATGAACGTTTCAAAGAACTaaaacatgtaaattgttggcAATGATACTTGAAAACTCGGAGGGGCGCCCTTACTCCACAAGAAACAAATGGAGCCTACTTTGGCATATCTACAGAGATTTATGGAGTAGCTTTTATGTTTTCTCCAAATGCACTAAACTCTATTGTAAAGGACACTAAGAGAACACATACTTTTTAAATTATACAGATATTATTATAGGGTCTTATTGCACATTTGGCACTTGTTGTGCCGGAAAATATTAATTATAGGCCTATTATAAAGATATTAGACAGTATGAATTGAGTACTAAGTGAATTATTGTAGATATTAACAGCTAACACACATGACGTACTGGATGATCATACTAATCGAGTATTAAAATTTATCGCGACCTTCGCCGGAGAATCGCACATAGGGCGCATGCTCGGTGGCACCTCCATTCCACCAGCAAGAATAAGCAAGACCTAGCATGAATAAGGCCGTGACCGCCGAGATttcccttcaaaataaaagttccgCAATGAAGATGGtaagaaaaaatacaaacagggTTGCAATTTGTAACATTTTATGACGACATTTTTATATATAGCACAAATAATATTATAGCACTGACATTATTGTTAACAGCATTAAAATGAATGATTACTCGATAGTTATCATGTAACAAcagtaatacaaataaaaaaacattatttataaagcaactattaataataatagtaatattaatagtataataattattttaataATCAACTTTAGAAAAACGTTTTAATCCCATTATTAATTAGCCCATTCCTATTGCACGATGTTCAGTAAGTTTTTCATATTGGACATACATATTGCACAGTACACAATTTTCTGTGAGGAGGGTCCATTCTACTCAGCACTTGTGGTTTCCAAATCGAACCTGTTTACACCCAGAGGAGCGTCGTTGCTTATTTTACGGTCCTTAGAGTGGCCAATCGGCTTAAATCCAATCATTTTTGCACATTGGACATACATATTGCATTGTACACAATTTTCTATCTTTAAAAGTGGTCTCTTTGCCTTTTTGCAATTTATAAACTGACATTTTCGGTGGACTGACAATGGATCCCTATTTAAACTATCCTCCTCATACAGAgttggctacaatttcaatttcatcctccAGAAAAGGCAGAAAAGGCTAAACTCCAATATACTGATAGAGACAAAATACAGTTTTACAAGAAGAGTATAATATTTATGACGCACATTGTAAACAAGAACGGTAAAATTGTCACAAAGCAACTATCAACAGTGTATGGAGGTGTATGCCCAACACAAAATTATAACCAACTCATCGTGACtctgccacaaaattggaagagACAATTACTTAAAGAAGAAATTAAAGAATTAGTCTCTCTGCCACCCATAGTAtaaatcaaaaaatatataagtTTATTTAAACTTAAAAGGTTTGAGAGCAATAATGTATCAAATTAAAGTCAGCTGTGAATAGGTTGATGTCCCAATACCTTGGCATCGGGTCTATGAACAGACATTTGAAACAACAATTGACACATCAATCCGTTCGTTTCAGTTTAAGCTATTATATAAAATACTTTCTACAAAAAGAAGGCTCAATATATGTGGCATTGAACAGTCTGTCTTGGGCAGACTCTGCCATGAGGAAACAGAATCAATAGAAAATATTTTCTGGCCATTGGTGGCTCTCGCTTTTGGAGTCAGGACCAGGAATGGTTGTTATGTCATAATATCAGGGTTCAGATTGACCTGCAAACTGTATTGTTAGGGAATCTGAAAAAACACTATCAGTCAATGGTAAATATCATTATACTCTTGGGTAAAGTATTTATATTTAGGGCAATATATGGTAGAAATCTTACAAATAGGGAGGTGTAGTTAGAGATAATAGTAAAATGGAGGGATGTATTCCAAAATAGCATTAAACTGGTGGGTTAATCATTGGACATTGGAAGGTTGGAGTTAACATCAGAATGAATAGTGGATTGGCCTCTGTGGGTGAAAATCCAGCACTTGTAGAAAGAGAAAATTAGGAATATATGTATAATTATTTACCTACATGTACTGTAGATGTGAGCGAAATAGATGTAAGTAGCAGTAGAAGtcaatggaggctgctgaggggaggacggctcataataatggctggaacggagcggaTAGAacggcatcaaaccatgtgttggatgtatttgataccattccaccattCCAACCTCCTGTGGTAAAGTATTGTGGTCTGttggtttactccaattagggtagGGGGGGGAAAGTATAGGTAAAAAATAATAAGTATACCGAAGGGGACTCTTATTCTGAAGAATTCCACAAATCCGTGACCCGGAAGTACTTAGTTATTCTTGCCTGCTTCACAACAGTTTTAGTGGCAATTGCTGACTGCTAGATAGATTCATGTTAAATACGAAAGGGGAGGATAAGGAAATCCGTCCAAGCGCACATTACGCAGTCAAATTGTGTCATAGGTTAATAGAAATTTATTAAAACATCCATTCATCACAATGAAATGTTAAGAAATATAAATTGGGAACCTTGTGCGCAATATAGCCTAATTGCAACGCATGTAATTATTCCAGGCTAAATTTACAGTTTGGCTAAATCATCAGTAAAGATGGAAATGGTAATGCATCTCGACTAATATAAAACATTGGCCAAAATAGCATGAATATTATTATAGGGTAGCCAACTTACGTCTTTAGATGCAGGCAGCGCAATTCAATGGACTGCTCTcatcagtctctcacacacaaagcCCAGCTATGGGAGGTAGCCCCAATCTTGAAAATAGGAGAACCTCACAAATGCAATACGGCTGTCTTTTCCCTCGTATATAGAGGATATTTCGTTAATGTGGACACGTCCCTAATTCCACGTCCATTGGAGACATAGCACTTGTTAATTGAGCTCCAGGACAAATAGTCTCCGGGTAAATGGGTCATTATTATTCCTTCACAACTCATAAGAGAAAATCCACTGTAGCTACGTCTTGTCTGAAACCAAACGCAAACAGTTATTACAGGACTTAATCTTTCAGAGTACCGATCCACAACAAATATGCCGCCAATAACCTCCTGCAGCTCTACAGTGCGTCTGAGCTAAGCATAGATAGAGCATCAAAAATCAATCCAGCATGGATCAGGGATCTCCGTCTCTGCTGCCCCTACTCTGTTTTGCCTTTTTCAGTAGACTACCGACCGACAGTTATTGATCTAGAGTAGACCACACCCCCTCTCAGTATTAACCTCACATACACAGACGTGGCTATCCCCATCTGCCGGGTTTGCACCCTGCACGAGCTGGAGGCAACCGGAGGTGAAGATGCGACATTCTTTCACACGCCTTGTGCGCGATTTACCACGAGGGAAACTCAGCGATCTGAGCCCCTGCGTGCGTTATAAGCCTGTCATTGGTAAGCCCCTACTACAGCCTCTTATACAAACGCCCCGATTTTAATTCCATACCACTGTATAAAGCCTAGTACTTCAAAAGCAAACCCAACGGGCAACGAGTCTGCTGTTCACTATACAACAGACACATTTGTGTTTCCCCTAGTGGGGTACTGTAACTCTAAAGACCCATGTGTCCAGATTAAAATGTACTTACTGCCTTCTGCTTGGTATGCTACAACATCCCATAATAGTTCAGTCTGAAAGGAAGAACATTGCTTCAACTTCCCCTGTAAACCATGGGCTATATACATAATAAAAAAActgtgtggttcgagccctgaatgctgattggctgacgacagttgtggtatatcagaccgtgtaTACCACTGgtataacaaaacatttatttttactgctctaattacatagGTAACCAGTATATAAGGCACCTcagaggtttgtggtatatggccaatatactatggctaagggctgtatccaggacctccacattgcatcccttagccatggtatattggccatataccacaccttgTTGCTTAAGCATCTCTCCCCTCAGGCCAGTCTTTCAAATTATTGCAAACCTGACTTTTTAAATTGTTAAAAACCAGCAAAACAACCAATATCATCACAGGGTTAAAAGGGGTATTCATACCCCTAGACTTATTCCACACGTTGTGTTACAAccggaattcaaaatggattaaaaaaatctcacccatctacacacaataccccataacgactaAATGAAAAGATGTTTTTAAAagatttttcaaatgtattgaaaatgaaatatctaGTATtcaaatattcacaccccttagtcaatacatgttagaattacTTTTGCAAAtgattctttttaaaattcttcaagctctgtcaagttggttgttggtcattgctagacaaccatttttaaaTCTTGCcatattttcaagccaatttaagtcgaaactataactaggccactcgtcttggtaagcaactccagtgtacaatgagtgtacaaaacattaggagcacctgctctttccatgcctgaccaggtgaatccaggtgaaagctatgatcccttattgatgtgactgatcagtgtagataaaggggaggaaagGTTAAAAGAAGgaatttaagccttgagacaattgagacagaaTGTGAACGTGTAACATTcatagggtgaatgggcaagacaaaatattgaattgcctttgaatggggtatggtagaagttgccaggcgcaccggtttgagtgtgtcaagaactgcaacactgctgggtttttcacactcaacagtttcccaagtGTATCAagtatggtccaccacccaaagtacatccagcaaaattgacacaactttgggaagcattggagtcaccatgggccagcatccctgtggaatgctttcaacaccttgtcgtccatgccctgacgaattgaggctgttctgagggcaaaaaggggtgcaactcaatatttggaGTCTGTTGCTAATGTTTAGTGCTCTCAGTGTATATTTGGGAAAGGAaaggtaaagggggatacctagttagttgtacaactgaatgcattcaaatgaaatgtgtcttcctcatttaacccaacccctctgaatcagagaggtgcaggcggttgccttaatcgacatccacgtcttcggcgcccagggaacagtgggttaactggccttATGTAGggtattgtcttgctgaaaggtgaatgtctcccagtgtctgttggaaagcaaattgaagcaggttttcctctaggattttgcctgtgcttagctgtattctgtttctttttatcctaaaaaaataACTCCTTAGTCCTTGGCGATGACAAGTATACCcatgacatgatgcagccacccccattcttaaaaatatgaagagtggtacccagggatgtgttgtgttggatttgccccaaacataatactttgtattcaggacaaaaagttaatatctttgccacattttttgcagttttactttagtcccTTATgtaaacaggatacatgttttggaatatgttttattctgtacaggcttccttctttcactctgtcatttaggttagtattgtggcgttactacaatgttgttgatccatcctcagttgtctcctatcacagccattaaactctgtaactgttttaatgtcaccattggcctcctggtgaaatccctgagtgtttTTTCCTTCCTCTACGGCAACTGAGTCAGGAAGGACGcccgtatctttgtagtgactgggtgatacatcatccaaagtgtaatttataacttcaccatgctcaaagggatattcaatgtcttctgggaaggctttccactagatgttggaacattgctgcgagaacttgcttccattcagccactaaagcattagagaggttgggcacagatgttgggcgattgggcctggctcgcagtcggcgttccaattcttcccaaaggtgtaCGATGGTGTTGAggtagggctctgtgcaggccagtgaagttcttcaacaccaatctcgacaaaccatttctctatggaccttgctttgtgcacgtgggcattgtcatactgaaacaggaaagggccttccccaaactgttgacacaaagttggaagcacagattaatctagaatgttattgtatgctgtagcattaagatgtcccttcactggaactaagaggactagcccaaaccatgagaaacagtcccagaccattattcctcctccaccaaactttacagttggcactttgcATTGTGGCAGGAAGCGTTCTCTTGGCatctgtgtttccactgctccagagtccaagctttacaccactacagccgacacttggcattgcgcatggtgatcttaggcttgtgtgcggctgctcggtgtgaagctcccaacaaacagttcttgtgctgaagttgtttccagaggtagtttggtcccattctgtgagcttgtgtggcctaccacttcgcggctgagtcattgttgcttctagacgtttccacttcacaataacagcacttgaccggggcagctctagcagggcagaaatttgacgaactgacttgttggaatggtggcatcctatgactgtgccacattgagtcactgagctattcagtaaggcaattctactgccaatgtttgtctatggagattgcatggctttgtgcttgattttatacaccaatcagcaacggtgtggctgaaatagccaattccactcatttgaagggttgtcgacatacttttgtatatatagtgtataaaaaTAGAGGAGCCACTCAAGGGCACCATAGTACAATCAGCGTCATGGATTACACTGCAGCATTCCTGCCTGCggcagaggaacacagagagcacAGAAAGAAAGCATGCCATGGCCACAACACAACAAATCCACTCCATTCAAGGATTCACAATCTTCCTTACGTTCACAATATAATGCATGTTTGTCCCTCAGTATTATCTTGAGGAGCAGACATGCCACACACAACACATCCACATGCTCTGAGGAGAGaaatcacactcacacacagccatGCTGACACAGACTATGGACAGTCTATGGATACCATGCAGGGTCAGGGAAAacaaacggtgtgtgtgtgtgtgtgagtcaaggTTGTCTCCCAGTGTGAATGACAACACAGTCAGAAAGGACATAACCCTGGGATTGTTCTGTGGTGATAGGGCCCTACTTTTTGAGCAATCATGTGACACAGCAATATTATAGGCTGTATTTTATGCCTAATCGAGAAATTTGAATACAGGCTGTAGCCTTTCTTAGACTCCGGCTGAACTTTACCCCCAAGACAGAATAGTCATCAGGACATTAGATAAATTAGACATATCCCCCCaagtgcacgttttgttttttgccctagctttacacacagctgattcaaataatcattgcttgatgagttggttatttgaagaaGCTGTGTAGTGCTTGTTGTTCAGTGTGGAGAGTTGTTCTTAGAGCTTGATATTGGACCAAATACCAGAGGCTATACATTACTGGTAGCATATTTGAACTAGTGCAATTTTTTTGGTTGAAATAAAGTGAACAGGCTGAGCATACATACATGAAATAAATCATACACAAAGCTGCTGAATAAAACATGTATAGTGTTAATATACACAACAGAAGTACATACAAAATGGGACAAAAGTATAAAGCTTtagataatttttttaaatatccttTAGCGACAAAAAATGTATTTGGGCAAGTAACAACATCTTCTTTTCATCTGGTAACAGTTAGAGACTCTCCCTCCATTTAGGATCTACTGGAAACCTGGCCAGCCAGGAAGTCCCATCATACCTCATATCAGCAACCACTCACCCTCCATAGCCACCTGATGACAACATAAGGACACCTTAAGCTTCAGTGTACCAATGAAATATGGGCACCATTGCAGACAAAGGATCTCTCCCTGACCCAATAACAAACAAGTAAACATATCTATTAACAGACCCAATTCATAGAACATAGACTGGCCAATGGAGATGATCATGAGAAGGCTTTGGCCCCAAAGATTGCCTGTTCCTAACGGTGGAAGTGTCGGAGTAGACATTGTTCAAAGCAACAGAGATGAAAAGTCACCTTGCCTGGCTTTCCTCAAACTCTGTCTACATAGGAAAATGGGAATGTCTGATGTCTGTCTACGTGAGTAGCCCGGATACAATTATTGTGCCATCAACACTCTGGTGATCAGGCACGTCTCAGTCACACAAAATATTAGCCATGTTATAACAAGTAACATTTCATCAGTCCTCTTTCAAAATGACATAATATGAATGACATTAGGGACATTTCAGTG encodes the following:
- the LOC139553738 gene encoding kelch repeat and BTB domain-containing protein 11 → MNDRQRQRGGVHTVEADVIFHHPICSDLEDGGVCSLPRKQEENTNVPDLGFILGDQGLCRQSTPVTKEYLLDGGTVIGHHHFDSPQGDGSHISNTDQFHITDPSHQAHTSHIPKLDAGKDQNCTHGRNSISEDMNGAREKVPCSVGPSLCFKGEAREEAEGSLSLCRESIVRSQCHITNVTDSREQGTAAPDTHCTTTGSQPTIQELGCLFSHSSPTEYDTLYGQSGLESNQGHRGSSGHGGVSNTTPKEETDLVIEVGGQKISVHKSVLAGKSDYFKARQSRDILKVKGLNYKTLTILIDYIYTSQMNVHKDNVVEVITGAKILQIPCAVQAAMDTMSEQVTAENCYEILTIAKKQRLNELKETAYRFMSDNFLQILQDPAVYGRLTGSERDLVLKKRMEGKRSLMVAEINDVFDRVGSRPQSRCNSRPQSPLSVASFEENHMIYYFNEAANDWRPLTLMPEDINTKGCGICTLYNYLFVAGGIKGYGDKGKVSDKVFCYNPIINRWSEVRPLNQARSQLKLVSMEGNLYAIGGECLFTVEKYDPRTDRWTTVAPLPKGAFAVAHEATTCNGELYVSGGSLFYRLLKYDAKRDEWQECPYNNSRKKSTDMVALKSFIYRFDVNRDQGVTVFKYDTIVKMWHDCASQRQGSPMPFRCEVIGNCIYCVNKTQTLQFVVEEDGSHFVEEPLKPPLEAKGILFPFILSLHEKTDRLM